The following proteins are co-located in the Lepidochelys kempii isolate rLepKem1 chromosome 28, rLepKem1.hap2, whole genome shotgun sequence genome:
- the LRCH4 gene encoding leucine-rich repeat and calponin homology domain-containing protein 4 isoform X1, whose amino-acid sequence MAAGEAEPELPPPPAPGGPATERALEEAAASGSLSLAGRRLRLFPGGAARRWDLSDTTQADLSRNRFAEVPEDACHLVSLEGLSLYHNCLRTIPPAIANLQSLTYLNLSRNQLTSLPPCLCLLPLKVLVASNNKLASLPDETGSLSNLRQLDVSCNELQSLPASMGQLETLRDLNVRRNQLTALPEELSELPLVRLDFSCNRIARIPVCYRHLRHLQTILLDNNPLQSPPAQICLKGKIHIFKYLNLEACSKAVPDLADFARASRPTGFGTCLSDELYPGRQYGGLDSGFNSVDSGSKRWSGNESTDEFSDLSFRIAELVRDPRQLKEKRDRAANGELEQIDFIDSSVEEEEAGKPETSSQGAAPAEEKRKADRSLPQRADVGEKVPNSRPSPPQEEPPSEERRRPETLQIWQERERQQQVLRSQALEKRDSLLRMASKESSSLPQRKPRAQVTEQPSGIPSSASPGQTPRQQESPPSQVSSPLAREPGSAQKPSSFLFRSSSRTAIKPGSACTPHDSSADPQHPLRLRAGSHDMDEKELTAQLRKAIESRLSVTLAEDLGDALANGAVLCQLANHLRPRSVPFIHVPSPAVPKLNKIKCRKNVESFLEACRRMGVPEVALCSASDVLQGDAGRLRGTLWALLRPGAAEESPAAAHAAPALPGPLAGFALFYVSVMSLLFLAYCKLWGF is encoded by the exons ATCTCTCCCGGAACCGCTTTGCTGAAGTGCCCGAGGACGCCTGCCACCTGGTCTCCTTGGAGGGCCTGAGCTTGTACCATAACTGCCTGCGGACTATCCCGCCGGCCATCGCCAACCTGCAATCCCTCACCTACCTGAACCTCAG CCGGAACCAGCTCACCTCCCTCCCGCCCTGCCTCTGTCTCCTGCCCCTCAAAGTCCTCGTCGCCAGCAACAACAAGCTGGCCTCGCTGCCCGACGAGACGGGCTCGCTGAGCAACCTGCGCCAGCTG GACGTGAGCTGCAATGAACTCCAGTCCCTGCCAGCCAGCATGGGCCAGCTGGAGACCCTGCGAGACCTGAACGTCCGGAGGAACCAGCTAACAGCCCTGCCTGAAG AGCTGTCGGAGCTGCCCCTGGTCCGCCTGGACTTCTCCTGCAACCGGATCGCCCGAATCCCCGTCTGCTACCGGCACCTCCGGCACCTGCAGACCATCCTGCTGGACAATAACCCCCTCCAGTCGCCGCCCGCGCAG ATCTGCCTGAAAGGCAAAATCCACATCTTCAAATACCTCAACCTGGAAGCCTGCAGCAAAGCGGTGCCTGACCTAGCTGACTTCGCCCGGGCCAGCCGGCCCACCGGCTTCGGCACCTG cctCTCCGACGAGCTCTACCCCGGCCGGCAGTACGGCGGCCTGGACTCCGGCTTCAACAGTGTCGACAGCGGCAGCAAGCGGTGGTCTGGGAACGAG TCCACAGACGAGTTCTCCGACCTGTCGTTCCGCATCGCAGAGCTGGTGCGTGATCCCCGCCAGCTGAAGGAGAAGCGGGACAGGGCAG CCAACGGAGAGCTGGAGCAGATCGACTTCATCGACAGCAgcgtggaggaggaggaggcgggcAAGCCGGAGACCAGCTCGCAGGGCGCGGCCCCGGCGGAG GAGAAGCGGAAAGCAGACAGGAGCCTTCCCCAGAGAGCCGATGTCGGGGAGAAGGTGCCGAACAGCAG gcccagccctcCCCAGGAAGAGCCCCCCAGCGAGGAGCGGAGGCGTCCCGAGACACTGCAGATCTGGCAGGAGAGGGAGCGGCAGCAGCAGGTGTTGCGGAGCCAGGCGCTGGAGAAGCGGGACAG CCTGCTGAGGATGGCGTCCAAAGAGAGCAGCAGCCTGCCCCAGAGGAAGCCGAGGGCCCAG GTCACGGAGCAGCCGTCCGGCATCCCCAGCTCGGCGTCCCCTGGGCAGACGCCCCGGCAGCAgg agtcCCCCCCCTCGCAGGTCTCCAGCCCCCTGGCACGGGAGCCCGGCTCggcccagaagcccagcagcTTCCTCTTCCGCTCCTCGTCGCGGACCGCCATCAAACCCGGCTCCG cctgcaccccccacgaCTCCAGTGCggacccccagcaccccctgcggCTACGGGCCGGCTCGCACGACATGGACGAGAAGGAGTTAACAGCCCAGCTCCGCAAG GCCATCGAGTCGCGGCTCAGCGTGACGCTGGCGGAGGACCTGGGTGACGCCCTGGCCAACGGGGCCGTGCTGTGCCAGCTGGCCAACCACCTGCGCCCACGCTCTGTGCCCTTCATCCACGTCCCGTCTCCCGCCGTG CCAAAGCTGAACAAGATCAAATGTCGGAAGAACGTGGAGAGCTTCCTGGAGGCCTGTCGCCGCATGGGGGTCCCGGAG GTCgccctctgctccgcctccgaCGTGCTCCAGGGGGATGCCGGGCGGCTCCGGGGCACCCTGTGGGCCCTGCTGCGCCCCGGAGCCGCGGAGgagagccctgctgctgcccacGCCGCGCCCGCCCTGCCCGGGCCCCTCGCCGGCTTCGCCCTCTTCTATGTCTCCGTGATGTCGCTGCTTTTCCTGGCCTATTGCAAGCTCTGGGGCTTCTGA
- the LRCH4 gene encoding leucine-rich repeat and calponin homology domain-containing protein 4 isoform X2 encodes MAAGEAEPELPPPPAPGGPATERALEEAAASGSLSLAGRRLRLFPGGAARRWDLSDTTQADLSRNRFAEVPEDACHLVSLEGLSLYHNCLRTIPPAIANLQSLTYLNLSRNQLTSLPPCLCLLPLKVLVASNNKLASLPDETGSLSNLRQLDVSCNELQSLPASMGQLETLRDLNVRRNQLTALPEELSELPLVRLDFSCNRIARIPVCYRHLRHLQTILLDNNPLQSPPAQICLKGKIHIFKYLNLEACSKAVPDLADFARASRPTGFGTCLSDELYPGRQYGGLDSGFNSVDSGSKRWSGNESTDEFSDLSFRIAELVRDPRQLKEKRDRAANGELEQIDFIDSSVEEEEAGKPETSSQGAAPAEEKRKADRSLPQRADVGEKVPNSRPSPPQEEPPSEERRRPETLQIWQERERQQQVLRSQALEKRDSLLRMASKESSSLPQRKPRAQVTEQPSGIPSSASPGQTPRQQESPPSQVSSPLAREPGSAQKPSSFLFRSSSRTAIKPGSACTPHDSSADPQHPLRLRAGSHDMDEKELTAQLRKAIESRLSVTLAEDLGDALANGAVLCQLANHLRPRSVPFIHVPSPAVPKLNKIKCRKNVESFLEACRRMGVPEEALCQPQHVLDEESLAPLARTVQALLTVAPPLKKQTPPEGTSSKI; translated from the exons ATCTCTCCCGGAACCGCTTTGCTGAAGTGCCCGAGGACGCCTGCCACCTGGTCTCCTTGGAGGGCCTGAGCTTGTACCATAACTGCCTGCGGACTATCCCGCCGGCCATCGCCAACCTGCAATCCCTCACCTACCTGAACCTCAG CCGGAACCAGCTCACCTCCCTCCCGCCCTGCCTCTGTCTCCTGCCCCTCAAAGTCCTCGTCGCCAGCAACAACAAGCTGGCCTCGCTGCCCGACGAGACGGGCTCGCTGAGCAACCTGCGCCAGCTG GACGTGAGCTGCAATGAACTCCAGTCCCTGCCAGCCAGCATGGGCCAGCTGGAGACCCTGCGAGACCTGAACGTCCGGAGGAACCAGCTAACAGCCCTGCCTGAAG AGCTGTCGGAGCTGCCCCTGGTCCGCCTGGACTTCTCCTGCAACCGGATCGCCCGAATCCCCGTCTGCTACCGGCACCTCCGGCACCTGCAGACCATCCTGCTGGACAATAACCCCCTCCAGTCGCCGCCCGCGCAG ATCTGCCTGAAAGGCAAAATCCACATCTTCAAATACCTCAACCTGGAAGCCTGCAGCAAAGCGGTGCCTGACCTAGCTGACTTCGCCCGGGCCAGCCGGCCCACCGGCTTCGGCACCTG cctCTCCGACGAGCTCTACCCCGGCCGGCAGTACGGCGGCCTGGACTCCGGCTTCAACAGTGTCGACAGCGGCAGCAAGCGGTGGTCTGGGAACGAG TCCACAGACGAGTTCTCCGACCTGTCGTTCCGCATCGCAGAGCTGGTGCGTGATCCCCGCCAGCTGAAGGAGAAGCGGGACAGGGCAG CCAACGGAGAGCTGGAGCAGATCGACTTCATCGACAGCAgcgtggaggaggaggaggcgggcAAGCCGGAGACCAGCTCGCAGGGCGCGGCCCCGGCGGAG GAGAAGCGGAAAGCAGACAGGAGCCTTCCCCAGAGAGCCGATGTCGGGGAGAAGGTGCCGAACAGCAG gcccagccctcCCCAGGAAGAGCCCCCCAGCGAGGAGCGGAGGCGTCCCGAGACACTGCAGATCTGGCAGGAGAGGGAGCGGCAGCAGCAGGTGTTGCGGAGCCAGGCGCTGGAGAAGCGGGACAG CCTGCTGAGGATGGCGTCCAAAGAGAGCAGCAGCCTGCCCCAGAGGAAGCCGAGGGCCCAG GTCACGGAGCAGCCGTCCGGCATCCCCAGCTCGGCGTCCCCTGGGCAGACGCCCCGGCAGCAgg agtcCCCCCCCTCGCAGGTCTCCAGCCCCCTGGCACGGGAGCCCGGCTCggcccagaagcccagcagcTTCCTCTTCCGCTCCTCGTCGCGGACCGCCATCAAACCCGGCTCCG cctgcaccccccacgaCTCCAGTGCggacccccagcaccccctgcggCTACGGGCCGGCTCGCACGACATGGACGAGAAGGAGTTAACAGCCCAGCTCCGCAAG GCCATCGAGTCGCGGCTCAGCGTGACGCTGGCGGAGGACCTGGGTGACGCCCTGGCCAACGGGGCCGTGCTGTGCCAGCTGGCCAACCACCTGCGCCCACGCTCTGTGCCCTTCATCCACGTCCCGTCTCCCGCCGTG CCAAAGCTGAACAAGATCAAATGTCGGAAGAACGTGGAGAGCTTCCTGGAGGCCTGTCGCCGCATGGGGGTCCCGGAG gaAGCCCTATGCCAGCCCCAGCACGTCCTGGACGAGGAGAGCCTGGCGCCGCTGGCCCGGACCGTCCAGGCCCTGCTGACTGTGGCCCCGCCCCTGAAGAAGCAGACGCCCCCCGAGGGCACCTCCAGCAAGATCTGA